The following coding sequences lie in one Arachis stenosperma cultivar V10309 chromosome 5, arast.V10309.gnm1.PFL2, whole genome shotgun sequence genomic window:
- the LOC130981377 gene encoding uncharacterized protein LOC130981377, whose translation MTTIIFCYYQLCAQNSPPRLSLSNDDVAQLHVLPMKQNSQEVPCKNTTTMLLNNDDDDDDSNSEFEFITTSNNIFEFESSSADELFSNGVILPIQIQERKTATNNAARKHMINLQHHTKLLPPRPSSSFHTSNDQMKKETIIKELLELSCCEENEEKKNGFSRSKSLNCETKKSLICSLPLLSRSNSTGSVKNNQKRMSSLNNKSSSSSDSWSCSSLNYLFPVQKSAASGKIYGHGGSIRISPVLNVPTPYVSKGSSNLFGFDY comes from the exons TTATTACCAATTATGTGCTCAGAACAGTCCTCCCCGTTTATCATTGTCAAACGATGATGTTGCTCAACTACATGTTTTACCTATGAAACAAAATTCACAAGAAGTTCCTTGCAAGAACACAACAACAATGTTGCTtaacaatgatgatgatgatgatgactcaAATTCTGAATTTGAGTTCATTACAACAAGCAACAACATCTTTGAGTTTGAATCATCTTCTGCTGATGAACTCTTCTCAAATGGTGTGATCCTTCCAATTCAGATTCAAGAGAGAAAAACCGCCACAAACAATGCTGCTAGAAAACACATGATCAACCTTCAACATCATACAAAGCTTCTTCCTCCAagaccatcttcttcttttcatACAAGTAATGATCAAATGAAGAAAGAAACCATTATTAAAGAACTCTTAGAGTTGAGTTGTTGtgaagaaaatgaagagaagaagaac GGATTCAGTAGAAGCAAGAGTCTAAACTGTGAAACAAAGAAAAGCTTGATTTGTTCTTTGCCTCTTTTGTCAAGAAGCAATTCAACCGGTTCTGTGAAGAATAATCAAAAGAGAATGAGCTCACTCAACAACaaatcctcatcatcatcagattcTTGGTCATGTTCTAGCTTAAACTACCTCTTTCCTGTGCAAAAATCTGCAGCTTCAGGTAAGATTTATGGCCATGGTGGTAGTATTAGGATTAGCCCTGTTTTGAATGTACCAACTCCTTATGTTTCCAAAGGGAGTTCAAATCTATTTGGATTTG ATTACTGA